From Ailuropoda melanoleuca isolate Jingjing chromosome 8, ASM200744v2, whole genome shotgun sequence, a single genomic window includes:
- the ADM gene encoding ADM isoform X1, giving the protein MKLVPVALMYLGSLAFLGADTARLDVASEFRKKWNKWALSRGKRELRVSSSYATGLTDVKAGPAQTLIRPQDLKGASRNPQASSPDAARIRVKRYRQSMNNFQGLRSFGCRFGTCTVQKLAHQIYQFTDKDKDGVAPRSKISPQGYGRRRRRSLPATGLSRTLLFPEPQARGAPASRVRQVLANLKI; this is encoded by the exons ATGAAGCTGGTTCCCGTCGCCCTCATGTACCTGGGCTCCCTCGCCTTCCTGGGCGCCGACACCGCACGGCTCGACGTGGCGTCAGAGTTCCGAAAGAA GTGGAATAAGTGGGCTCTAAGTCGCGGGAAGAGGGAACTTCGGGTGTCCAGCAGCTATGCCACCGGGCTCACTGACGTGAAGGCCGGGCCTGCCCAGACACTCATTCGGCCCCAGGACCTGAAGGGCGCCTCTCGCAACCCCCAGGCCAG cagTCCGGACGCCGCCCGCATCCGAGTCAAACGCTACCGCCAGAGTATGAATAATTTCCAGGGCCTGCGGAGCTTCGGCTGCCGCTTCGGAACGTGCACGGTGCAGAAACTGGCGCACCAGATCTACCAGTTCACAGACAAGGACAAGGACGGCGTCGCCCCCAGGAGCAAGATTAGCCCCCAGGGCTACGGCCGCCGGCGCCGGCGCTCCCTGCCCGCGACCGGCCTGAGCCGGACTCTGTTGTTCCCGGAGCCACAGGCACGCGGGGCTCCGGCCTCCCGGGTGCGTCAGGTGCTCGCCAATCTTAAGATTTAG
- the ADM gene encoding ADM isoform X2: MKLVPVALMYLGSLAFLGADTARLDVASEFRKKWNKWALSRGKRELRVSSSYATGLTDVKAGPAQTLIRPQDLKGASRNPQASPDAARIRVKRYRQSMNNFQGLRSFGCRFGTCTVQKLAHQIYQFTDKDKDGVAPRSKISPQGYGRRRRRSLPATGLSRTLLFPEPQARGAPASRVRQVLANLKI; this comes from the exons ATGAAGCTGGTTCCCGTCGCCCTCATGTACCTGGGCTCCCTCGCCTTCCTGGGCGCCGACACCGCACGGCTCGACGTGGCGTCAGAGTTCCGAAAGAA GTGGAATAAGTGGGCTCTAAGTCGCGGGAAGAGGGAACTTCGGGTGTCCAGCAGCTATGCCACCGGGCTCACTGACGTGAAGGCCGGGCCTGCCCAGACACTCATTCGGCCCCAGGACCTGAAGGGCGCCTCTCGCAACCCCCAGGCCAG TCCGGACGCCGCCCGCATCCGAGTCAAACGCTACCGCCAGAGTATGAATAATTTCCAGGGCCTGCGGAGCTTCGGCTGCCGCTTCGGAACGTGCACGGTGCAGAAACTGGCGCACCAGATCTACCAGTTCACAGACAAGGACAAGGACGGCGTCGCCCCCAGGAGCAAGATTAGCCCCCAGGGCTACGGCCGCCGGCGCCGGCGCTCCCTGCCCGCGACCGGCCTGAGCCGGACTCTGTTGTTCCCGGAGCCACAGGCACGCGGGGCTCCGGCCTCCCGGGTGCGTCAGGTGCTCGCCAATCTTAAGATTTAG